A genomic stretch from Edaphobacter aggregans includes:
- a CDS encoding chlorite dismutase family protein, with amino-acid sequence MSNPATPAIETASTTTHAPAAAGRPASSYGAVPHDPSKPPVKRQIVCFSFYKVMPEWRRLPAEEKAAHKAAFAEVLAKWNKPGEFLSMTYSTIGTRGDVDMCVWSIGYGVDELNQMRSELMRTPLGGYLNSPHNFLAMTKRSQYQIDRPDESESEGRGAIRPGGQKYIFIYPFWKTRPWYLLPATERKRLMDEHIRVGLSYPRVKLNTTYSFGIDDQEFVVAFETNFPEDFLDLVQQLRETEISMYTLQDTPIFSCVRVPAAEMLDRLG; translated from the coding sequence ATGTCGAACCCCGCTACGCCGGCCATTGAAACTGCATCAACAACAACACACGCACCTGCTGCCGCTGGACGTCCGGCTAGCAGCTATGGTGCGGTGCCGCATGATCCATCCAAGCCGCCAGTGAAGCGGCAGATCGTGTGCTTCAGCTTTTACAAGGTAATGCCGGAGTGGCGTCGGCTTCCTGCAGAGGAGAAGGCGGCGCATAAGGCTGCGTTTGCTGAGGTTCTGGCTAAGTGGAACAAGCCGGGGGAGTTTTTGTCGATGACGTATTCGACGATTGGCACGCGCGGCGATGTGGATATGTGCGTGTGGTCGATTGGGTATGGCGTGGATGAGCTGAACCAGATGCGGAGTGAGTTGATGCGGACTCCGCTGGGGGGGTATTTGAACTCGCCACACAATTTTTTGGCGATGACGAAGCGGTCGCAGTATCAGATTGACAGGCCGGATGAGAGCGAGAGCGAAGGGCGCGGGGCGATTCGTCCAGGGGGGCAGAAGTACATTTTTATTTATCCGTTCTGGAAGACTCGGCCTTGGTATCTGCTGCCTGCCACGGAGCGGAAGCGGTTGATGGATGAGCATATTCGTGTGGGGCTGTCGTATCCGCGGGTGAAACTGAATACTACTTATTCGTTTGGCATTGATGATCAGGAGTTTGTGGTGGCGTTTGAAACGAATTTTCCTGAGGATTTTCTGGACCTGGTGCAGCAGCTTCGGGAGACGGAGATCAGTATGTATACGCTGCAGGACACGCCTATTTTTAGCTGCGTGAGGGTTCCGGCCGCGGAGATGCTGGATCGGCTTGGGTAG
- a CDS encoding CGNR zinc finger domain-containing protein yields the protein MRNRRDDIAARTALARPIASQIGGHLALDFCNTTGEHLAPRPDEMFLEWESFVRWSAQIGLIGPEIYPELLRHPSPIAKVVQLREAIYRVGLAISRGTPIPQRDLLVIRKQAKAPKPPVLAGVDGLRWRPDSSRAAQQLRAILATEALSLFCSPRSSRLGICEGGHCGWLFIDESRGKRRRWCDMKDCGNRAKARRYYQQQHGK from the coding sequence GTGCGCAATCGCCGGGACGATATCGCCGCAAGAACCGCACTAGCAAGGCCTATTGCCTCGCAGATTGGTGGCCATCTCGCGCTCGATTTCTGCAATACCACCGGCGAGCATCTTGCCCCCAGGCCCGACGAAATGTTTCTCGAGTGGGAATCATTTGTCCGGTGGTCGGCCCAGATCGGACTGATCGGACCTGAAATCTATCCTGAACTGCTGCGCCACCCTTCGCCGATCGCAAAGGTTGTGCAGCTTCGCGAAGCAATCTACCGCGTCGGACTCGCAATCTCCCGGGGAACCCCGATACCTCAACGCGATCTCCTCGTCATTCGCAAACAGGCAAAAGCGCCAAAGCCACCAGTCCTCGCAGGCGTCGATGGACTCCGCTGGCGCCCTGATTCATCGCGCGCCGCGCAGCAGCTACGCGCCATCCTCGCCACCGAGGCGCTGTCTCTCTTCTGTTCTCCACGATCTTCGCGTCTCGGCATCTGCGAAGGTGGCCATTGCGGGTGGCTCTTCATCGATGAAAGCCGCGGCAAACGGAGACGTTGGTGCGACATGAAGGACTGCGGCAACAGGGCGAAAGCGCGTCGCTACTACCAGCAACAGCACGGCAAATGA
- a CDS encoding L-rhamnose mutarotase produces MPRHCLTLDLKDDATAIAEYKRYHVKIWPEVKQSLLDAGVVEMEIYLLGTRMFMIMDVNDKFSLSAKAAADAANTKVQEWEAIMGGFQQPLPQSRPGQRWVAMERVFSLAEQ; encoded by the coding sequence ATGCCACGCCATTGTCTAACGCTGGACTTGAAGGATGATGCAACAGCGATTGCCGAGTATAAGCGATATCACGTAAAGATCTGGCCGGAGGTCAAGCAGAGCCTGCTGGACGCTGGCGTCGTAGAGATGGAGATCTATCTTCTTGGTACGCGCATGTTCATGATCATGGATGTTAATGACAAATTCTCGCTATCAGCGAAGGCCGCTGCAGACGCTGCAAACACCAAGGTACAGGAGTGGGAGGCGATTATGGGCGGGTTCCAGCAGCCCTTGCCACAGTCCAGGCCCGGTCAAAGATGGGTCGCGATGGAGAGGGTGTTCAGCCTAGCGGAACAATAG
- a CDS encoding inositol-3-phosphate synthase: MSTTGSASQEAASIKPATGKLGVMIPGMGAVATTLIAGVEAIRRGLAKPIGSTSQMSTIRLGKRTDARTPLIKDFIPIADLDDLVFTGWDIFGGNLYDAAKTAQVLDRDQLEQIRPFLESIEPMPAVFDQHYVKRLEGKKVKIGKNKCDLANQIRNDIAEFKTKTDRQVMIWCGSTEIFLEQTAVHQTLEAFERGLVENDPGISPSMMYAWAALKEGIPFANGAPNLTVDIPALQELSKKMNAPICGKDFKTGQTFIKTVLAPAFKVRNIGVSGWYSTNILGNRDGEVLDDPDSFKTKEVSKLGVLEHIFQPELHPDLYKDIYHKVRINYYPPRGDNKEGWDNIDIFGWLGYPMQLKVDFLCRDSILAAPLALDLILFMDLAARTPSLRGLGIQEWLSFYFKDPDSAPGVYPEHDLFIQHMKLKNTLRHIMGEDLITHLGLDYYGE, from the coding sequence ATGTCTACAACCGGCTCAGCCAGCCAAGAAGCCGCGAGCATCAAGCCCGCAACAGGAAAACTAGGTGTCATGATCCCCGGCATGGGAGCTGTTGCCACGACTCTGATCGCCGGCGTAGAAGCTATCCGCCGCGGCCTCGCCAAGCCCATCGGTTCCACCTCGCAGATGAGCACCATCCGTCTCGGCAAGCGCACCGACGCTCGCACTCCGCTCATTAAAGACTTCATTCCCATCGCCGACCTCGACGACCTCGTCTTCACCGGTTGGGACATCTTTGGCGGCAACCTCTACGACGCCGCCAAAACCGCCCAAGTCCTCGACCGCGATCAGCTTGAACAAATCCGTCCCTTCCTCGAGTCCATCGAGCCCATGCCCGCCGTCTTCGACCAGCACTACGTCAAGCGTCTCGAAGGCAAGAAGGTCAAGATCGGCAAGAACAAGTGCGACCTCGCCAACCAGATCCGCAACGATATCGCCGAGTTCAAGACCAAGACCGATCGCCAGGTCATGATCTGGTGTGGCTCCACCGAAATCTTCCTCGAGCAGACCGCCGTCCACCAGACTCTCGAAGCCTTCGAGCGCGGTCTCGTCGAAAACGACCCTGGCATCTCCCCGTCGATGATGTACGCCTGGGCCGCCCTCAAGGAGGGCATTCCCTTCGCCAACGGTGCACCGAACCTCACCGTCGATATCCCCGCCCTGCAGGAGCTCTCCAAAAAGATGAATGCTCCCATCTGCGGCAAGGACTTCAAAACCGGCCAAACCTTCATCAAGACCGTCCTTGCGCCTGCGTTCAAGGTCCGCAACATCGGCGTCAGTGGTTGGTACTCGACGAACATCCTCGGCAACCGCGACGGCGAAGTCCTCGACGATCCAGACTCCTTCAAGACCAAAGAAGTCTCCAAGCTCGGCGTCCTCGAACACATCTTCCAGCCCGAGCTTCACCCCGACCTCTACAAGGACATCTACCACAAGGTCCGCATCAACTATTACCCACCCCGCGGCGACAACAAAGAGGGCTGGGACAACATCGACATTTTCGGCTGGCTCGGCTATCCAATGCAACTCAAGGTAGACTTTCTCTGCCGCGACTCCATCCTCGCTGCACCGCTGGCCCTCGATCTCATTCTCTTCATGGATCTCGCAGCCCGCACACCCAGCCTGCGTGGCCTGGGCATCCAGGAATGGCTAAGCTTCTACTTCAAGGACCCCGACAGCGCACCCGGCGTCTACCCCGAACACGACCTCTTCATCCAGCACATGAAGCTCAAGAACACCCTCCGCCACATCATGGGCGAAGACCTCATCACCCACCTCGGCCTCGACTACTACGGCGAGTAG
- a CDS encoding metallophosphoesterase family protein, with protein MSRIQQVATQAPPDAKFPRLLAFLQFWKWLLPYLRDFIHQDAPYQTYPNGKSGIFSVAAPPGDGPMRIAVAADWGTGTLEAETVAENMKASSPHYTLHLGDVYYMGEAVEIAENCLGVATKNYTGVLWPTCSLGSFALMGNHEMYSGGQGYFTTFLTTLGLLAPDKTVRDPQSASYFCLEAEHWLVLGLDTGYHSGGVPAFTAIPGLNSIPFFNVDARFDDKMLAWLKQTMDILQAKSSTKKPILLLTHHQPMSSFEHAFKKPVKQLAELGFLNGQEFVWLYGHEHRLTVYEKQTLGNGLTGYPRCIGHGGMPVEITKLSQPDSKIRFYDPRQHPIDQEDPNTKVGYNGHIVLLFDGTKLTIEYRDILNNNLLLTETFTPNGAGGLEYLPVKPADSALLSGQQIS; from the coding sequence ATGTCGCGGATTCAACAGGTCGCCACTCAGGCACCACCGGACGCGAAGTTCCCGCGATTGCTCGCATTTCTTCAATTCTGGAAGTGGCTGCTTCCATACCTTCGCGATTTCATTCACCAAGATGCTCCGTATCAGACTTATCCCAACGGCAAGAGCGGAATCTTTAGCGTCGCCGCTCCGCCGGGAGACGGACCGATGCGGATTGCGGTGGCTGCTGACTGGGGCACCGGTACGTTGGAGGCAGAGACTGTCGCGGAGAATATGAAGGCAAGTTCTCCCCATTACACGTTGCATCTAGGGGATGTGTACTACATGGGGGAGGCAGTCGAAATCGCGGAGAATTGTCTCGGAGTGGCGACGAAGAACTACACCGGAGTGCTGTGGCCCACCTGTTCCCTAGGAAGTTTTGCCTTGATGGGAAACCACGAGATGTATTCGGGAGGCCAAGGCTACTTTACGACCTTCCTGACTACGCTAGGACTATTAGCTCCCGATAAAACAGTGCGAGACCCACAAAGTGCAAGCTACTTCTGCCTTGAGGCGGAACATTGGCTGGTGCTGGGACTGGATACCGGCTACCACTCCGGCGGAGTGCCCGCATTTACCGCTATACCAGGCTTGAACAGCATACCGTTCTTCAACGTCGATGCGAGATTTGATGACAAGATGCTGGCTTGGCTGAAGCAGACGATGGACATACTCCAGGCAAAGAGCAGCACTAAGAAACCCATTTTGCTGCTGACACATCATCAACCAATGAGTTCCTTCGAACATGCATTCAAGAAACCAGTTAAACAATTAGCGGAACTGGGATTTTTGAATGGGCAAGAATTTGTCTGGCTCTACGGTCATGAACATCGCTTAACGGTTTATGAGAAGCAGACCCTCGGGAATGGTCTAACAGGCTATCCACGATGCATAGGGCATGGCGGCATGCCAGTTGAAATTACCAAACTGAGTCAACCAGACTCCAAGATCCGCTTCTACGATCCGAGACAGCACCCCATAGACCAAGAGGATCCGAACACCAAGGTTGGCTATAACGGCCACATTGTTCTTCTCTTCGATGGCACTAAGTTGACGATCGAATACCGTGACATACTCAACAACAACCTTCTTCTTACGGAGACTTTTACGCCAAACGGAGCTGGCGGACTTGAATACTTGCCTGTCAAACCTGCGGATAGTGCATTGCTCTCCGGACAGCAGATAAGTTGA
- a CDS encoding uroporphyrinogen-III synthase, translated as MPLQNKRILITRTRHQASDLAAQLEALGATPILIPTIEIVPPDSFSALDATLTCLRTYDWLIFTSANAVEAFHRRAQFHRLTQLPQKIAVIGPATLSAANAIGLTVDLVPPQYVAESLAAALLPEAPGKSFLLIRAAEARDTLPEALTAAGATVTIAPAYRNQIPPDSIPALQCLFATPDTYPNAITFTSASTARNLFALLEAANLTLPPAITLASIGPITSQTLRDLGHPPTLEAPEPTIPALVQILAQSL; from the coding sequence ATGCCCCTCCAAAACAAACGCATCCTGATCACCCGCACCCGCCACCAGGCCTCCGACCTCGCCGCTCAACTCGAAGCCCTCGGCGCGACCCCCATTCTCATCCCCACTATCGAAATCGTTCCGCCCGATTCTTTCTCCGCCCTCGACGCCACTCTCACCTGCCTCCGCACTTACGACTGGCTCATCTTCACCAGCGCCAACGCAGTCGAAGCCTTCCACCGTCGAGCCCAGTTTCACCGTCTCACCCAACTACCCCAAAAGATCGCCGTCATCGGCCCCGCCACTCTGAGCGCCGCCAACGCCATCGGTCTCACAGTCGATCTGGTCCCCCCGCAATACGTCGCCGAGTCCCTCGCCGCAGCTCTCCTCCCTGAAGCCCCCGGCAAGTCCTTCCTCCTCATCCGAGCCGCCGAAGCCCGAGACACCCTCCCCGAAGCCCTTACCGCAGCCGGAGCCACCGTCACCATAGCCCCTGCCTACCGCAACCAAATCCCCCCCGACTCCATCCCAGCCCTCCAGTGTCTCTTCGCCACCCCCGACACCTACCCCAACGCCATCACCTTCACCAGCGCCTCCACCGCCCGCAACCTTTTCGCTCTCCTCGAAGCCGCCAACCTCACCCTCCCCCCAGCCATCACGCTAGCCTCCATAGGCCCGATCACCAGCCAAACCCTCCGTGACCTCGGCCATCCCCCAACCCTCGAAGCCCCCGAACCCACCATCCCCGCCCTAGTCCAAATCCTGGCCCAAAGCCTCTAA
- a CDS encoding DedA family protein, producing the protein MSEKLIEILVGLITSGGYPAVILLMAIQSACIPIPSEVIMPLAGYALAHNQLDLIILATVASLASNLGSVPAYWVGARGGRPMVERYGSYMLLSKRDLDRVDHFFARYGSIAVLIGRMLPIVRTFIAFPAGVAKMNQVRFHIYTFIGSWPWCYALAYVGMKLGDEWNSDPRFKAIFHRFHLGVELIIITGFLWFVISHWKNRIRIEAA; encoded by the coding sequence ATGTCCGAAAAACTCATCGAAATCCTTGTCGGCCTCATCACTAGCGGCGGATACCCCGCCGTCATCCTCCTCATGGCGATCCAATCCGCCTGCATTCCCATCCCGTCTGAAGTCATCATGCCTCTGGCCGGTTACGCCCTCGCGCACAATCAGTTAGACCTCATCATCTTGGCGACCGTCGCATCGCTGGCCTCGAACCTCGGCTCCGTCCCCGCCTATTGGGTAGGCGCACGTGGCGGGCGCCCCATGGTCGAGCGCTACGGCAGCTACATGCTCCTCAGCAAGCGCGACCTCGACCGCGTCGATCATTTTTTCGCACGCTACGGCTCTATCGCTGTGTTGATCGGCCGCATGCTCCCCATCGTCCGCACCTTCATTGCCTTTCCCGCAGGCGTTGCCAAGATGAACCAGGTTCGTTTCCACATCTACACCTTCATCGGTTCTTGGCCCTGGTGCTACGCGCTGGCCTACGTCGGCATGAAGCTAGGCGACGAGTGGAATTCCGACCCCCGATTCAAAGCTATCTTCCACCGCTTCCATCTCGGCGTCGAACTCATCATCATCACTGGTTTCCTCTGGTTCGTCATCTCCCACTGGAAGAACCGCATTCGTATCGAAGCCGCGTGA
- a CDS encoding fumarylacetoacetate hydrolase family protein: protein MKLVTFTAKPSDTSTRSNAVLSIDIPTPGVLLPVQGSAIRHEIVDLSSLGYPSVQAIIEAGSAALEAIHAAIAKAPRLTLEEVNLLAPIPRPPRIFAIGLNYQSHAAESKMAVQKVPTVFMKLSSAVVGPDTPIILPKISTQPDYEAELAVVIGKPGYQISAADAMNHVFGYTILNDVSARDIQLSTSQWTLGKSFPTFSPVGPSITTADEVPDPHALDIELTVNGETLQKANTRDLIFKIPALIEYLSSTTPLEAGDIISTGTPEGVGLGRTPPRWLKPNEEVIITIEKLGALRNPTAAE, encoded by the coding sequence ATGAAGTTAGTCACTTTCACCGCGAAGCCAAGCGATACCTCCACCCGCAGCAACGCGGTTTTGAGCATCGATATCCCCACCCCCGGCGTTCTTCTTCCAGTGCAGGGAAGCGCCATCCGTCACGAGATCGTTGACCTCTCCAGCCTTGGCTATCCCAGTGTCCAGGCCATTATCGAAGCCGGTTCTGCAGCCCTCGAAGCCATCCACGCCGCCATCGCCAAGGCCCCTCGCCTCACGCTTGAAGAAGTCAACCTGCTGGCTCCCATTCCGCGTCCTCCGCGCATCTTCGCCATCGGTCTCAACTACCAAAGCCACGCCGCCGAATCCAAGATGGCCGTCCAAAAAGTCCCAACTGTCTTCATGAAGCTTTCGAGCGCAGTCGTCGGCCCCGACACTCCCATCATCCTTCCCAAAATCAGCACCCAACCCGACTACGAAGCAGAACTCGCCGTAGTCATCGGCAAACCTGGCTATCAAATCTCTGCAGCCGACGCCATGAACCACGTCTTCGGCTACACCATCCTCAACGACGTCAGCGCCCGCGACATTCAGCTCTCCACCTCGCAGTGGACCCTCGGCAAGTCCTTCCCAACCTTCTCGCCCGTTGGTCCATCCATCACTACTGCCGACGAGGTTCCCGATCCCCACGCCCTCGACATCGAACTCACCGTCAACGGCGAAACTCTGCAAAAGGCCAACACCCGCGATCTCATCTTCAAGATCCCCGCACTGATCGAATACCTCTCCAGCACAACCCCGCTCGAAGCAGGTGACATCATCAGCACCGGAACTCCAGAAGGCGTCGGCCTCGGTCGCACCCCACCCCGCTGGCTCAAACCCAACGAAGAGGTCATCATCACAATTGAAAAACTCGGCGCGCTCCGCAACCCTACCGCTGCCGAGTAA
- a CDS encoding SDR family NAD(P)-dependent oxidoreductase, translated as MTNAFHLENKIALITGGASGIGAATVREFSRAGAHVLIADLNLAAAQSLAAELPNAKAVAMDVTDSSSIATAFKDIPTLDILVNCAGVGLVGDITRTSEEDFSRVMRVNVNSIFLVTQAAFPLLLASRGSIVNIGSVAGSVGVKQRFAYCASKGAVQAMTRQIAVDYPKELRINCVAPGTVQTPFVEGYLDKYHAHEKEKVRSELVARQPIGRLGTPEDIASLARYLCSAEAEFINGAVIPIDGGWTAA; from the coding sequence ATGACTAATGCCTTTCACCTGGAAAACAAGATCGCACTTATCACCGGAGGCGCTAGCGGCATCGGGGCAGCCACCGTCCGCGAATTCTCCCGTGCCGGAGCCCACGTCCTCATCGCCGATCTAAACCTGGCCGCGGCACAATCGCTTGCCGCGGAACTTCCCAACGCCAAGGCCGTCGCTATGGATGTCACCGATTCAAGCTCCATCGCCACAGCTTTCAAAGACATTCCCACGCTCGATATCCTCGTCAACTGCGCCGGCGTTGGCTTGGTTGGCGACATCACCCGCACCTCTGAGGAAGACTTCAGCCGCGTCATGCGCGTAAACGTGAACAGCATCTTCCTCGTTACCCAGGCAGCATTCCCGCTCTTGCTCGCCTCGCGCGGCAGTATCGTCAACATTGGATCAGTCGCCGGCTCCGTAGGAGTCAAGCAGCGCTTCGCCTATTGCGCCAGCAAGGGAGCTGTCCAGGCCATGACCCGCCAGATAGCAGTCGATTACCCCAAAGAACTCCGCATCAACTGCGTCGCTCCCGGTACCGTGCAGACTCCCTTCGTCGAAGGCTATTTGGACAAATACCACGCTCACGAAAAAGAAAAAGTCCGTTCCGAACTCGTCGCCCGCCAACCTATTGGCCGTCTAGGAACCCCGGAAGACATTGCTTCTCTCGCCCGCTATCTCTGTTCGGCCGAAGCCGAGTTCATTAATGGTGCCGTCATTCCGATCGACGGTGGCTGGACTGCAGCATAA
- the yihA gene encoding ribosome biogenesis GTP-binding protein YihA/YsxC, which produces MRLNPVFLLSATDVSHFPSEAKTYGAPEVAFLGRSNVGKSSLINSLLGSKQAHTSSTPGRTRAINFFALHEGAGAKMKVKPTLIFADLPGYGYAKISKSISAEWPQFIEPYIADRETLALCVCLVDTNIPPQANDHQLITYLKQTQRPFLVVGTKADRLSNNVLAKNMAALKREHEIDEILPVSAKTDSGTKALWQRLMAVAE; this is translated from the coding sequence ATGCGGCTGAACCCTGTATTTCTGTTGTCGGCGACCGATGTCTCGCACTTCCCTTCTGAAGCCAAGACTTATGGAGCGCCGGAGGTAGCGTTTCTTGGGCGCTCGAATGTGGGCAAGTCTTCTCTAATAAATTCGTTACTGGGCTCGAAGCAGGCGCATACGTCGTCTACTCCGGGGCGGACGCGGGCAATCAACTTCTTTGCGCTGCATGAGGGTGCAGGGGCGAAGATGAAGGTCAAGCCGACGCTGATCTTCGCGGATCTGCCGGGGTATGGGTACGCGAAGATATCGAAGTCGATCTCGGCGGAGTGGCCGCAGTTTATCGAGCCCTATATCGCTGACCGGGAGACGTTGGCTCTGTGTGTCTGCCTGGTGGATACGAACATTCCTCCGCAGGCTAACGATCATCAGTTGATTACTTATCTGAAGCAGACGCAGCGGCCTTTCCTGGTCGTCGGGACGAAGGCTGATCGACTCTCAAATAACGTGCTGGCGAAGAACATGGCGGCACTCAAGCGGGAGCATGAGATCGACGAAATCCTACCGGTGTCGGCTAAGACAGACTCGGGAACGAAGGCCCTTTGGCAGCGGTTGATGGCTGTCGCGGAATAG
- the nth gene encoding endonuclease III: MTRKSADKRLVKRRNPTDPVRVAAILKVLRETYPGVVCALNHKNAWELTVATILSAQCTDVRVNLVTPALFKTFPTPQAMAKASLPELEELIRTTGFFRNKAKSIQGASRVVVEEFGGKVPQTMEEILRLPGVARKTGNVVLGSWFKIAVGVVVDTHVMRLSRRLELTRETAPEKVERDLMKIIPQDRWIDFSHELIHHGRQVCVARKPRCVDCTLETLCNSSDKTWSSH, from the coding sequence ATGACACGGAAAAGCGCGGATAAAAGACTTGTGAAGAGAAGGAATCCTACGGATCCTGTGCGGGTCGCGGCGATTTTGAAGGTGTTGCGGGAGACGTATCCGGGGGTGGTGTGTGCCCTTAACCATAAGAATGCATGGGAGTTAACTGTGGCGACGATTCTGTCGGCACAGTGTACGGATGTGCGGGTGAATCTGGTGACTCCGGCGCTTTTTAAGACGTTTCCTACGCCTCAAGCTATGGCGAAGGCTTCTTTGCCGGAGTTGGAGGAGTTGATTCGGACTACCGGATTTTTTCGGAATAAGGCGAAGTCGATTCAGGGGGCGTCGCGGGTGGTGGTGGAGGAGTTTGGGGGCAAGGTTCCGCAGACTATGGAGGAGATTCTACGGCTGCCGGGGGTGGCTCGGAAGACGGGGAATGTTGTACTCGGGTCTTGGTTTAAGATTGCGGTGGGAGTTGTTGTAGATACGCATGTTATGCGTTTATCGCGACGGCTTGAATTGACTCGGGAGACGGCTCCGGAGAAGGTGGAGCGGGATCTGATGAAGATCATTCCGCAGGATCGGTGGATCGATTTTTCGCATGAGCTGATTCATCATGGGCGGCAGGTTTGTGTGGCTCGGAAGCCCCGGTGTGTGGACTGCACGCTGGAGACGCTTTGTAACTCTTCGGATAAGACGTGGAGCTCGCATTAG
- a CDS encoding nuclear transport factor 2 family protein: MKRVVSIIAASVLLTCAAAAKDVPATEKKITDFEASLGQAMIDKNIATLSNLVADDWTIQNDSGTIGTKAGFINDVKSGALVVTSFKLHDVHVRVLGNVAFVQGSDDEISSYKGKVNSGTYNWLDVWENRDGRWVSVATQLTKVETKH, encoded by the coding sequence ATGAAACGAGTCGTCTCGATAATCGCAGCAAGTGTTCTGCTCACTTGTGCGGCAGCGGCAAAAGACGTCCCGGCGACAGAGAAGAAGATCACCGACTTTGAAGCCTCCTTAGGGCAAGCGATGATCGACAAAAATATTGCTACCCTGTCGAACCTGGTGGCGGACGACTGGACAATACAAAATGACAGCGGCACGATCGGCACCAAAGCCGGGTTCATCAACGATGTGAAATCCGGAGCGCTCGTCGTCACCAGTTTCAAACTCCACGACGTTCACGTCCGCGTGCTCGGCAACGTAGCGTTCGTGCAAGGCTCAGATGATGAAATCAGCTCTTACAAAGGTAAAGTCAACAGCGGAACCTACAATTGGCTGGATGTCTGGGAAAATCGGGACGGCCGCTGGGTCTCTGTCGCTACCCAACTAACCAAGGTCGAAACCAAACACTGA
- a CDS encoding enolase C-terminal domain-like protein, whose product MNEILITSVRVIDLRFPTSRDHIGSDAVNKDPDYSAAYCILETNSGLQGHGLTFTLGRGTDLVVQAVRYLSRYVVNRTLNSITENLGAFSRQLTDDTQFRWLGPEKGVIHLATGALINAVWDLYARAEGKPLWQLLADMEPTQLLKAVDFRYIDDALSPQEALDILDEARLIGKPERLALLQQQGYPAYTTSVGWFGYSEEKIRCLSKRALAEGWTHFKLKVGGDPAEDLRRGHIVREEIGWTNKLMVDANQKWGVLEAIDRTRQLAELKPYWMEEPTSPDDILGHARIRREVPDVRIATGEHCHNRVMFKQFLQAKAIDVLQLDSCRVAGVNENLAIILLAAKFKTPICPHAGGVGLCEYVQHLSAFDFLSVSASLEDRVIEFVDHLHEHFLTPVQIRNGRYILPTAPGYSIQIREDSLTRFAYPTGEAWSKPA is encoded by the coding sequence TTGAACGAAATTCTTATCACTAGCGTCCGTGTCATCGACCTGCGCTTCCCGACATCCCGCGACCACATCGGCTCCGATGCCGTCAATAAGGATCCCGACTACTCCGCCGCCTATTGCATCCTCGAGACCAACTCTGGCCTCCAAGGCCACGGACTCACCTTTACCCTTGGTCGTGGCACCGACCTCGTCGTCCAGGCCGTTCGCTATCTCTCCCGCTACGTCGTCAACCGTACCCTTAACTCCATTACCGAAAACCTCGGAGCCTTCTCCCGCCAACTCACCGACGACACGCAATTTCGCTGGCTGGGCCCCGAAAAGGGAGTGATCCACCTCGCCACCGGCGCCCTCATCAACGCCGTCTGGGACCTCTACGCTCGCGCCGAAGGCAAACCTCTCTGGCAGCTGCTCGCCGACATGGAGCCTACCCAACTCCTCAAAGCCGTCGACTTCCGCTACATCGACGACGCACTCAGTCCGCAGGAAGCTCTAGACATTCTGGACGAAGCCCGGCTCATCGGAAAACCAGAACGTCTCGCCCTACTCCAGCAGCAAGGCTACCCCGCTTACACCACCTCTGTAGGCTGGTTCGGCTATAGCGAAGAAAAGATCCGCTGCCTCAGCAAACGAGCCCTCGCCGAAGGCTGGACGCACTTCAAACTCAAAGTGGGTGGCGACCCCGCCGAAGATCTCCGCCGCGGCCACATCGTCCGAGAAGAGATCGGCTGGACCAACAAGCTCATGGTTGACGCCAATCAAAAGTGGGGCGTGCTCGAGGCCATTGACCGCACGCGCCAGCTAGCCGAACTCAAGCCCTACTGGATGGAAGAGCCCACCAGCCCCGACGACATCCTTGGCCACGCCCGCATCCGCCGCGAAGTCCCCGACGTTCGCATCGCCACCGGCGAGCACTGCCACAACCGTGTCATGTTCAAACAGTTCCTCCAGGCCAAGGCTATCGATGTCCTTCAACTCGATAGCTGCCGTGTAGCTGGCGTCAACGAGAACCTCGCCATCATCCTTCTGGCAGCCAAATTCAAAACCCCTATCTGTCCCCACGCCGGTGGAGTCGGCCTCTGCGAGTACGTCCAGCATCTCTCAGCCTTCGATTTCCTCTCCGTCTCAGCCTCTCTCGAAGACCGTGTCATTGAGTTTGTCGACCATCTTCACGAGCACTTCCTCACGCCCGTCCAAATCCGCAACGGCCGATATATCCTACCCACGGCCCCCGGTTACAGCATTCAAATCCGAGAAGATTCCCTAACCCGCTTCGCTTACCCCACCGGCGAAGCCTGGAGCAAGCCAGCATGA